Proteins from one Arthrobacter sp. Soc17.1.1.1 genomic window:
- a CDS encoding beta-galactosidase, with protein MARTTTVAGLSGNGQLVYGCDYNPEQWDASVWREDVRLMREAGVNLVAVNIFGWAELEPEQGVFRFEDLDAVMDLLAEHGIGVNLGTGTSSTPAWLTTAHPEVLPRTADGTTRWPGGRQAFCPSSPVYREHALALVEQVSARYGSHPALRLWHVSNELGCHNSLCYCDVSAEAFRGWLRARYGTLDALNTAWGTAFWSQRYSAWEQVLPPRLTLSATNPTQTLDFHRFSSDELLAHYSAEEAVLRRTSDAPVTTNFMVAAHIRNQDYWAWAPEMDVIANDHYLDHRLDTPHAELAFAADTTRGLAQGRPWLLMEHSTGAVNWQPRNIAKGPGEMLRNSLTHLARGADGLCFFQWRASLQGSEKFHSAMLPHAGTDSQIWRDVVALGSALGRLREIAGTTVHADVALVFSWEAWWAHDQESHPSGDVRYIEQVHAAYRALWDAGVTVDIVAPGADLSAYKLAVVPNLYLVRDEHAAVISDFVTRGGSAFITFFSGIVDENERVRPGGYPGAFRELLGIRSEEFFPLDPAHPLALDNGSLASLWSEAVHLTTAEPVLSYATGHHAGMPAVTRNRVGAGEAWYAGTVLDGGVLTDLLLRAAVTAGVEVPEAQSGLEVVTRRGNGHEYVFLINHSAEDRKHRVSGLELLTDEAVADVVTVPAGAVRVVRTIPGTPDTDGSDQGRKDAGNVSS; from the coding sequence TTGGCACGAACGACCACCGTCGCAGGACTGTCCGGCAACGGGCAGCTCGTCTACGGGTGTGACTACAACCCCGAGCAGTGGGATGCGTCCGTCTGGCGGGAGGACGTCCGCCTCATGAGGGAGGCCGGCGTCAACCTCGTGGCCGTCAACATCTTCGGGTGGGCCGAGCTGGAACCCGAGCAGGGCGTGTTCCGGTTCGAGGACCTCGACGCCGTGATGGACCTGCTGGCCGAGCACGGCATCGGCGTGAACCTCGGCACCGGCACCTCGTCGACACCCGCCTGGCTCACCACCGCGCACCCCGAGGTGCTCCCCCGCACCGCCGACGGCACGACCCGCTGGCCGGGCGGCCGCCAGGCGTTCTGCCCCAGCTCCCCCGTGTACCGCGAGCACGCGCTCGCCCTCGTGGAGCAGGTGTCCGCCCGCTACGGCAGCCACCCGGCCCTGCGCCTCTGGCATGTGTCCAACGAACTCGGCTGCCACAACTCGCTGTGCTACTGCGACGTCTCCGCCGAGGCCTTCCGCGGCTGGCTCCGCGCCCGCTACGGGACGCTCGATGCCCTCAATACGGCCTGGGGCACCGCCTTCTGGAGCCAGCGCTACTCCGCCTGGGAGCAGGTGCTGCCCCCGCGGCTGACGCTCTCGGCCACCAACCCGACGCAGACGCTCGACTTCCACCGCTTCAGCTCCGACGAGCTGCTGGCGCACTACTCGGCCGAGGAGGCGGTCCTCCGCCGCACCAGCGACGCCCCGGTGACCACCAACTTCATGGTCGCGGCCCACATCAGGAACCAGGACTACTGGGCCTGGGCGCCGGAGATGGACGTCATCGCGAACGACCACTATCTCGACCACCGCCTCGACACACCGCATGCCGAACTGGCCTTCGCCGCCGACACCACCCGCGGGCTCGCCCAGGGCCGGCCCTGGCTGCTGATGGAGCACTCCACGGGCGCCGTGAACTGGCAGCCGCGCAACATCGCCAAGGGTCCCGGCGAGATGCTCCGCAACTCCCTCACCCACCTCGCACGGGGTGCGGACGGCCTGTGCTTCTTCCAGTGGCGGGCCTCGCTGCAGGGCAGCGAGAAGTTCCACTCGGCGATGCTGCCCCACGCCGGCACCGACTCGCAGATCTGGCGCGACGTCGTCGCCCTCGGGTCCGCCCTGGGCAGGCTCCGGGAGATCGCGGGCACCACGGTGCACGCCGACGTCGCGCTCGTCTTCAGCTGGGAGGCATGGTGGGCGCACGACCAGGAATCCCACCCGTCCGGCGATGTCCGCTACATCGAGCAGGTCCACGCCGCCTACAGGGCACTGTGGGATGCGGGCGTCACGGTCGACATCGTGGCACCCGGTGCGGATCTCTCCGCCTACAAGCTCGCGGTGGTGCCGAACCTCTACCTGGTCCGCGACGAGCACGCCGCGGTGATCAGCGATTTCGTGACCCGCGGCGGGTCGGCCTTCATCACGTTCTTCAGCGGGATCGTCGACGAGAACGAGCGGGTTCGGCCCGGCGGCTACCCCGGAGCCTTCCGGGAGCTCCTCGGCATCCGCTCGGAGGAGTTCTTCCCCCTCGACCCCGCGCACCCGCTGGCGCTCGACAACGGCTCCCTCGCCTCGCTCTGGTCCGAGGCGGTGCACCTCACCACGGCGGAGCCCGTCCTGAGCTACGCGACCGGCCACCACGCGGGCATGCCCGCCGTGACGCGCAACCGAGTGGGAGCGGGCGAGGCGTGGTACGCCGGGACGGTCCTCGACGGCGGAGTCCTCACGGACCTGCTGCTGCGGGCGGCCGTCACCGCAGGCGTGGAGGTCCCCGAGGCGCAGTCCGGCCTCGAGGTCGTCACGCGCCGCGGCAACGGGCACGAGTACGTCTTCCTGATCAACCACTCCGCCGAGGACCGCAAGCACCGGGTCAGCGGCCTGGAACTGCTGACCGACGAGGCCGTCGCCGACGTCGTCACGGTTCCCGCGGGCGCGGTCCGCGTCGTCCGCACCATCCCAGGAACCCCCGACACCGACGGCTCGGACCAGGGCCGAAAGGATGCAGGCAATGTCAGTTCTTAG
- a CDS encoding carbohydrate ABC transporter permease translates to MQAMSVLSTPAEAPQGAPVTRRNRSSGAQRRAVALFIAPFGILFLAFYAIPIVYAVIQSLLTVEREGTFGRPRQVFGGLVQYEQVFQNTAFWESVGRVLLFGVVQVPIMLGLALLFALLLDSPLLKGKKFFRLAFFAPYAVPGVIAAIMWGFLYSPSLSPFGAVTSNVDLLGGNLVLWAIANIVTWVYVGYNMLIIYSSLLAIPTEIYEAARLDGASNLQIAWRIKIPLVVPAIILTAVFSIIGTLQLLAEPQTLRSFSSAINSTFTPNLAVYTTASVPNYNLAAAFSVVLALATFILSFVFLKSTQRKVTQ, encoded by the coding sequence ATGCAGGCAATGTCAGTTCTTAGTACCCCGGCCGAGGCCCCCCAGGGGGCGCCGGTCACGAGGAGGAACAGGTCGTCGGGAGCGCAGCGCCGCGCCGTGGCACTGTTCATCGCCCCGTTCGGGATCCTCTTCCTCGCGTTCTACGCCATCCCGATCGTCTACGCCGTGATCCAGTCGCTGCTCACCGTGGAGCGCGAGGGCACGTTCGGCAGGCCCCGCCAGGTCTTCGGCGGCCTCGTCCAGTACGAGCAGGTCTTCCAGAACACGGCGTTCTGGGAGTCCGTGGGGCGCGTCCTGCTCTTCGGCGTGGTGCAGGTGCCGATCATGCTGGGCCTCGCCCTCCTGTTCGCGCTGCTGCTGGACTCGCCGCTGCTGAAGGGCAAGAAGTTCTTCCGGCTCGCGTTCTTCGCCCCCTACGCCGTCCCCGGCGTGATCGCCGCGATCATGTGGGGCTTCCTGTACTCGCCGTCGCTCTCGCCGTTCGGCGCCGTCACCTCGAACGTCGACCTCCTGGGCGGCAACCTCGTGCTCTGGGCGATCGCCAACATCGTGACCTGGGTGTACGTCGGCTACAACATGCTCATCATCTACTCGTCGCTGCTCGCGATCCCCACGGAGATCTACGAGGCGGCACGGCTCGACGGCGCCAGCAACCTCCAGATCGCCTGGCGCATCAAGATCCCCCTGGTGGTCCCGGCCATCATCCTGACGGCGGTGTTCTCCATCATCGGCACCCTCCAGCTCCTGGCCGAGCCGCAGACCCTGCGCAGCTTCAGCTCCGCGATCAACAGCACGTTCACGCCGAACCTCGCGGTCTACACGACGGCGTCGGTGCCGAACTACAACCTCGCCGCAGCGTTCTCGGTGGTCCTGGCGCTCGCCACGTTCATCCTCTCCTTCGTCTTCCTGAAGTCCACCCAGCGGAAGGTAACCCAGTGA